A genome region from Vicinamibacteria bacterium includes the following:
- the rbfA gene encoding 30S ribosome-binding factor RbfA: MTRRRGERGIRPERVAEQLRMDTAEILQNEIKDPRVRLVTCTRVQVSSDLKHAKLYVSVLGDENTRKKAMDALEGATGFVRRRLSERLGLRAAPDIEFVYDPSVEYGIRLEELIRETRENEGDDT; the protein is encoded by the coding sequence ATGACTCGACGCCGCGGCGAGCGCGGGATACGACCCGAGCGCGTGGCCGAACAGCTTCGAATGGACACGGCGGAGATTCTGCAAAACGAGATCAAGGATCCTCGAGTACGACTCGTCACCTGCACCCGTGTCCAGGTGAGCTCTGACCTCAAACATGCCAAGCTATACGTGAGCGTGCTGGGCGACGAGAACACACGGAAGAAGGCGATGGACGCCCTCGAAGGGGCGACGGGGTTCGTTCGGCGACGGCTGTCGGAACGGCTGGGGCTTCGGGCGGCACCCGACATTGAGTTCGTTTACGACCCATCGGTCGAATACGGCATTCGTCTCGAGGAGCTGATTCGCGAGACACGCGAGAACGAAGGAGACGACACGTGA
- the rimO gene encoding 30S ribosomal protein S12 methylthiotransferase RimO yields MKKGTKVGFVSLGCPKNLLDTEVMLGHLKVAGYEITPRPEEAQVLVVNTCGFIEAAKQESIDAILEMARHKKGGNCRRLVVAGCLAQRYAGEIATELPEVDAVIGLDHLDGIVEACRDGERRIASLAADGSAAYLYDHLAPRITTTPAHYAFVKISEGCDYPCTFCIIPKIRGAYRSRTPESILAEAEALASQGVRELVLVAQDTTRYGVELGLRHGLAELVRQLARVTGIEWVRFLYAYPTTVDDEVLRAMVEVPGVCRYLDMPLQHASNRVLKRMKRPGSRRSNEALIERVRKAVPGLALRSSFIVGFPGETEDDFAELMSFCSEMELDHVGVFTYSNEEDTEAWVEKEAIRSAEKERRRNRLMAQQREISARKNRWWVGRRTKVLVDGPSEESDLLLSGRTERQAPGVDGCVLINDGVALAGSFVEVQITEAHSYDLIGRIVTEAAPISASA; encoded by the coding sequence ATGAAAAAGGGAACCAAAGTCGGATTCGTCAGCCTGGGCTGCCCGAAAAATCTGCTCGATACCGAAGTGATGCTCGGGCACCTGAAGGTGGCGGGTTACGAGATCACGCCCCGTCCCGAGGAAGCACAGGTTTTGGTGGTCAACACCTGTGGTTTCATCGAGGCCGCCAAACAAGAGAGCATCGACGCCATTCTGGAGATGGCGCGTCACAAGAAAGGCGGCAACTGTCGTCGTCTCGTTGTCGCCGGCTGCCTTGCCCAACGTTACGCCGGGGAAATCGCCACCGAGCTGCCCGAAGTCGATGCCGTCATCGGCCTCGATCATCTCGACGGAATCGTCGAGGCCTGTCGTGATGGGGAGCGGCGAATCGCCTCGCTCGCGGCCGATGGCAGTGCGGCCTATCTCTACGATCATCTGGCACCCCGAATCACGACGACACCGGCCCACTATGCGTTCGTAAAGATCTCCGAAGGGTGTGACTATCCCTGCACGTTTTGCATCATCCCCAAGATTCGCGGGGCTTACCGCAGCCGCACTCCTGAATCCATCCTTGCCGAGGCCGAAGCCCTGGCTTCTCAGGGAGTTCGCGAGCTTGTGCTCGTGGCGCAAGACACGACTCGCTACGGAGTCGAGCTCGGGTTGCGCCACGGTCTGGCTGAGCTGGTGCGACAGCTCGCTCGGGTGACGGGGATCGAATGGGTGAGATTTCTCTACGCCTACCCGACGACGGTCGATGACGAGGTCCTTCGCGCCATGGTGGAGGTGCCGGGCGTTTGTCGCTATCTAGACATGCCACTCCAGCACGCCAGTAACCGCGTGCTGAAACGGATGAAGCGCCCGGGCTCGAGGCGCAGCAACGAGGCCCTTATCGAGCGAGTGCGGAAAGCGGTACCCGGTCTCGCGCTACGCAGCTCGTTCATCGTGGGGTTCCCTGGTGAGACCGAAGACGACTTCGCGGAGCTCATGAGCTTTTGCTCCGAGATGGAGCTCGATCACGTGGGCGTTTTCACCTACTCGAACGAAGAAGACACCGAGGCTTGGGTCGAGAAAGAGGCGATCCGCTCCGCAGAGAAGGAGCGTCGGCGGAACCGGCTTATGGCTCAGCAAAGGGAGATCTCAGCCCGAAAGAACCGCTGGTGGGTGGGACGAAGGACGAAGGTTCTCGTCGATGGACCCTCGGAGGAAAGCGATTTGTTGCTGTCGGGGCGAACCGAACGACAGGCACCGGGCGTGGATGGGTGCGTTCTCATCAACGACGGCGTTGCTCTCGCCGGAAGCTTCGTGGAGGTGCAAATTACCGAGGCCCACTCCTACGACCTGATCGGGCGGATCGTCACCGAAGCCGCACCCATCTCGGCGAGCGCTTGA
- the rimP gene encoding ribosome maturation factor RimP, which produces MYADALLPTLETLARRAAEAEGVSLGWVELKRQGSSWVLRVFIDIDREDRGVGLLDCERVSERLGVLLDVEDPIDSSYTLEVSTPGLDRPLHGESDYQRFAGKLARIQTKEALDGRRRFLGRLGGIVEGGVELTTVEGKTLRIPLRAIEKARLEVELPRREEGRRP; this is translated from the coding sequence ATGTACGCCGACGCATTGCTACCGACTCTCGAGACGCTGGCACGCCGCGCCGCCGAGGCCGAAGGGGTTTCGCTCGGCTGGGTGGAGCTCAAGCGCCAGGGGAGCTCATGGGTCCTCCGCGTCTTTATCGACATCGACCGTGAAGATCGCGGCGTAGGGCTTCTCGACTGCGAAAGGGTCTCCGAGCGTCTGGGCGTGCTATTGGACGTCGAGGACCCCATCGATAGCTCCTACACCCTCGAGGTCTCGACGCCCGGACTCGACCGGCCCCTGCATGGCGAGAGCGACTATCAGCGATTTGCCGGGAAACTGGCGAGGATCCAGACCAAGGAGGCCCTCGACGGTCGGCGCCGTTTTCTCGGCCGCCTGGGGGGCATTGTCGAGGGCGGAGTCGAGCTCACAACCGTCGAAGGGAAGACTCTTCGTATCCCCCTGAGAGCGATCGAAAAAGCGCGTCTCGAAGTGGAGCTTCCGCGCCGCGAAGAGGGAAGGCGGCCATGA
- the infB gene encoding translation initiation factor IF-2: MDKVRVYELARELEMTSPETIELLKSKLKIRVKSASSTIEEDTATKLKRMLRLEKSGARRREKLPATLAAEDDTQARAKAARHRRAEKARQALLAEMEAEERARQQAKKEQEELKRREKEREEEAARAAQAEKERIAAEEADRVAAELAREAEAEPETVEAVAEVEAPPPQPVVVETNELGAAANAPAAVEVEEKEVRAESVSPPTAPPEPRPPAREEPPAAAPPSTPPSPKAFVPGPTSQYIRPRPAPPPRSRREEMKPVPAPPRPAAPIKTVRARGAEAKPKRKQKRGPQRSAAVEVAEHALPEPAPRIEERRIEVPEIHRSVTLTEGVTVKELAEKLEVKHKDVIKVLLGRGVLATINQTLDAETATEVAKSFGAEAEILSFEEDVLREESVEEKPEDLASRAPVVTVMGHVDHGKTSLLDAIRQTKVVEKEAGGITQHVGAYSVDVNGRGIVFLDTPGHEAFTLMRARGAGVTDLVVLVVAADDGVMPQTREAIDHARAANVPILVAINKVDKANANPDRVKQQLAELDLSPEDWGGSTVYCEVSAKKRQGLDLLLEMILLVSDLLELKANPSRAGMGTVLEAKLDKGKGPVAHVLVQNGTITVGDPFVAGAAYGKVRAMFDDRGHKVKSVGPAAPVEILGLTSLPQAGEQFQVFADTAKARQISEFRQQKLRERELASSARLTLDALHQKVKEGSVKELPIVLKADVQGSVEVLEDTLTKLSTDQVKVRIIRAGAGAITDTDVILASASNAVIIGFNVRPERTASELAEKEAIDIRLHTVIYNVTDELNKAIEGLLEPTFKEVVLGRAEVRELFKVPRVGTVSGCYVIEGRIARSADARLLRDNVVVFEGKLGSLRRFKDDVSEVKEGFECGIGLAGYNDVKVGDVIEAFAMEKA; this comes from the coding sequence ATGGACAAGGTCAGAGTCTACGAGTTGGCCCGGGAGCTGGAAATGACGAGCCCCGAGACCATCGAGCTGCTCAAATCCAAGCTGAAGATCCGTGTCAAGTCGGCCTCGAGTACGATCGAAGAGGATACTGCCACCAAGCTCAAGCGAATGCTTCGTCTCGAAAAAAGCGGAGCGCGTCGCCGAGAGAAGCTTCCCGCCACCCTCGCCGCCGAGGACGACACCCAAGCTCGGGCGAAGGCGGCTCGCCACCGGCGAGCCGAGAAAGCGCGCCAGGCTCTTCTCGCCGAGATGGAGGCCGAAGAACGGGCGAGGCAACAGGCAAAGAAAGAGCAGGAAGAGCTCAAGCGCAGGGAGAAGGAGAGGGAAGAGGAAGCCGCTCGGGCCGCCCAGGCCGAGAAGGAGAGGATTGCCGCCGAGGAAGCGGATCGTGTCGCAGCCGAGCTCGCCCGCGAAGCCGAAGCCGAGCCAGAGACGGTTGAGGCTGTCGCCGAAGTGGAGGCTCCGCCGCCACAGCCCGTCGTCGTCGAAACCAACGAGCTTGGCGCGGCCGCCAACGCTCCGGCTGCGGTCGAAGTGGAGGAGAAGGAGGTTCGAGCCGAGTCGGTGAGCCCCCCAACGGCTCCACCAGAGCCGCGCCCACCCGCTCGAGAGGAGCCCCCGGCCGCGGCGCCTCCGTCGACACCACCATCGCCGAAGGCCTTCGTCCCCGGGCCCACGTCTCAGTACATCCGGCCGCGGCCGGCGCCTCCGCCCAGATCGCGGCGAGAGGAGATGAAGCCGGTTCCCGCCCCACCGAGACCGGCGGCTCCGATCAAGACCGTACGCGCTCGTGGCGCGGAAGCGAAGCCGAAACGCAAGCAGAAACGCGGGCCCCAGCGGTCCGCGGCGGTCGAAGTCGCCGAGCACGCCTTGCCCGAGCCCGCGCCGCGCATCGAGGAGCGCCGCATCGAGGTCCCCGAGATTCACCGCAGCGTGACTCTGACCGAAGGAGTCACGGTCAAGGAGCTCGCCGAGAAGCTCGAAGTCAAGCACAAAGACGTGATCAAAGTTTTGCTCGGCCGCGGAGTGCTCGCGACAATCAATCAGACTCTCGACGCCGAAACGGCGACCGAAGTGGCCAAGTCCTTTGGCGCCGAAGCCGAGATCCTGAGTTTCGAAGAGGACGTGCTTCGTGAAGAGAGCGTCGAAGAAAAGCCCGAGGACCTGGCGTCTCGCGCACCGGTCGTCACGGTCATGGGCCATGTCGACCACGGGAAGACCAGCCTGCTCGATGCCATCCGTCAAACCAAGGTCGTGGAGAAGGAAGCGGGGGGTATCACGCAGCACGTGGGCGCCTACTCGGTCGATGTCAACGGCCGGGGGATTGTGTTTCTCGACACACCGGGTCACGAAGCGTTTACGCTGATGCGAGCCCGAGGTGCCGGGGTCACCGACCTCGTAGTGCTCGTGGTGGCGGCCGACGACGGAGTCATGCCGCAGACGAGGGAAGCCATCGACCACGCGCGCGCGGCCAACGTTCCCATTCTCGTCGCCATCAACAAAGTGGACAAGGCCAACGCCAACCCCGATCGCGTGAAGCAGCAGCTCGCCGAGCTCGATCTGTCTCCCGAGGATTGGGGCGGCTCCACCGTCTACTGCGAAGTCTCGGCGAAGAAGAGACAGGGTCTCGACTTGCTGCTCGAAATGATCCTTTTGGTGTCCGACTTGCTCGAGCTGAAAGCGAATCCCTCTCGCGCAGGAATGGGAACGGTGCTCGAAGCCAAGCTCGACAAGGGCAAAGGCCCCGTGGCTCATGTGCTGGTTCAGAATGGGACCATCACCGTGGGAGACCCGTTCGTCGCCGGGGCGGCTTACGGTAAGGTGCGAGCGATGTTCGACGACCGGGGACACAAGGTGAAGAGTGTCGGCCCGGCCGCTCCCGTCGAGATCCTGGGCCTGACGTCGCTTCCCCAGGCGGGCGAGCAATTCCAGGTCTTTGCCGACACCGCGAAAGCACGACAGATATCCGAGTTCCGTCAGCAGAAGCTGAGAGAGCGTGAGCTGGCCTCGTCGGCGCGACTCACACTCGACGCGCTCCACCAGAAGGTGAAGGAGGGCTCGGTCAAGGAGCTTCCCATCGTGCTCAAAGCGGACGTCCAGGGTTCGGTCGAAGTGCTCGAAGATACTCTGACCAAGCTGTCCACCGACCAAGTCAAAGTTCGGATCATCCGCGCCGGCGCTGGCGCCATCACCGACACCGACGTCATTCTGGCCTCGGCGTCCAACGCGGTGATCATCGGATTCAACGTGCGCCCCGAGAGGACGGCGAGTGAGCTCGCGGAAAAGGAAGCGATCGACATCCGCCTCCACACGGTGATTTACAACGTGACCGACGAACTCAACAAGGCCATCGAAGGTCTCCTCGAGCCTACGTTCAAGGAGGTCGTGCTGGGGCGGGCCGAGGTCCGTGAGCTGTTCAAGGTCCCTCGCGTGGGTACGGTGTCGGGATGCTACGTCATCGAGGGGAGGATCGCCAGAAGCGCCGATGCCCGACTGCTGAGGGACAACGTCGTCGTCTTCGAGGGCAAGCTCGGGAGTCTTCGCCGCTTCAAGGACGACGTCTCCGAGGTCAAAGAGGGTTTCGAATGCGGTATCGGCCTGGCGGGTTACAACGACGTGAAAGTCGGCGACGTCATCGAAGCCTTCGCGATGGAAAAGGCATAG
- the truB gene encoding tRNA pseudouridine(55) synthase TruB, protein MSLTGTLLVDKPEGLTSHDVVHRLRRATGIRRVGHTGTLDPFATGLLILCIGRSTRLARFLSPLPKDYVATVRFGFATDTYDRTGKIVGEPIDRCPPEDEIRDALSTFLGVQDQIPPPFSAKRVGGTRSYRLARAGKAVTHEAVRVHVRGIELLELAPPLARLFVSASGGTYVRSLAHDLGRRLGMGAHLEALRRTAIGSFKLDEALPLKDVEELAANRRLQERILAPSTALRDLAAVTVGHDAASSIALGQDLPWAGSRLDGSVRVLDPDGELVAVAGLGGCGSSLRPLMVWASEKAHRV, encoded by the coding sequence GTGAGCCTGACGGGGACTCTCCTCGTCGACAAACCAGAAGGCCTCACCTCGCACGACGTCGTGCATCGCCTTCGTCGCGCCACGGGTATCCGGCGGGTCGGGCACACCGGCACGCTCGATCCCTTCGCCACCGGTCTCCTCATCCTGTGCATCGGTCGTTCCACCCGACTCGCCCGATTCTTGAGCCCTTTGCCGAAGGACTACGTTGCCACGGTGCGATTCGGCTTCGCCACGGATACTTACGATCGCACTGGCAAGATCGTCGGGGAGCCGATCGACAGGTGTCCCCCAGAGGACGAGATTCGGGACGCGTTGTCCACGTTTCTAGGCGTCCAGGATCAGATACCGCCCCCCTTCTCGGCAAAGAGAGTCGGCGGTACGCGTTCCTACCGTCTCGCACGGGCAGGCAAGGCGGTCACTCACGAGGCCGTACGGGTGCACGTGCGCGGAATCGAGTTGCTCGAGCTCGCTCCGCCCCTTGCCCGCTTGTTCGTGTCGGCGTCCGGTGGAACTTACGTTCGCTCTCTCGCCCATGATCTCGGTCGGAGGCTCGGGATGGGCGCCCATCTCGAGGCGCTCCGGAGAACCGCCATCGGCTCGTTCAAACTAGATGAAGCCCTGCCTCTGAAAGACGTCGAGGAGCTGGCGGCCAATCGGCGGCTGCAGGAACGGATTCTCGCACCCAGTACCGCCCTGCGTGATCTCGCGGCGGTCACCGTCGGTCACGACGCGGCGTCGTCGATAGCGCTCGGGCAGGACCTTCCCTGGGCCGGGAGCCGTCTCGATGGCTCGGTACGAGTTCTCGATCCCGACGGCGAGCTCGTCGCCGTGGCTGGTCTCGGGGGTTGCGGAAGCTCACTTCGGCCGCTCATGGTTTGGGCTAGCGAAAAAGCCCATAGAGTCTAA
- the asnS gene encoding asparagine--tRNA ligase, translating to MSNRGQVYIEELSAHVGDSVTLRGWLHNRRSSGKLAFLIFRDGTGFMQAVLSKSDVSEEVWERSKTLTQESAIELRGLVREEPRAPGGYELTVEELVLHHLAEDYPITPKEHGTSFLLDHRHLWLRSKRQHAILRIRNEVIVAARRFLDGRGFLCSDTPIFTPNACEGTTTLFETRYFDQSAFLSQSGQLYNEAIAMAVGKTYCFGPTFRAEKSKTRRHLIEFWMIEPEVAYAELQDTVELAEDLICAIVESVLGRRKAELDVLERDVSPLEAVGKPFYRMTYDEAAKKLADKTGFEPGNDFGAQDETALVEELDRPLAVTHYPTSVKAFYMQPDADRPDRVLCVDILAPEGYGEIVGGGQRIHDLELLRARLKEHGLPEKDFQWYLDLRRFGSVPHSGFGMGIERLVSWICKLDHLREAIPFPRMLYRLSP from the coding sequence ATGAGCAATCGAGGCCAGGTATACATCGAAGAGCTGAGCGCACACGTGGGTGATTCGGTGACACTCCGCGGCTGGCTTCACAACCGGCGCTCCAGCGGAAAGCTGGCGTTTCTGATATTCCGCGACGGAACCGGTTTCATGCAGGCCGTCTTGTCCAAGAGCGACGTGTCCGAGGAGGTATGGGAGCGTTCGAAGACCCTGACGCAGGAAAGTGCCATCGAGCTCCGCGGCCTGGTTCGAGAGGAACCTCGTGCTCCTGGGGGCTACGAGCTCACGGTCGAGGAGCTCGTGTTGCATCACCTGGCGGAGGATTATCCGATCACGCCCAAGGAACATGGGACGAGCTTTCTTCTGGACCACCGTCACCTTTGGCTGCGCTCGAAACGTCAGCACGCCATCCTCCGGATCCGCAACGAAGTCATCGTGGCCGCGCGGCGATTTCTCGACGGTCGCGGCTTTCTGTGCTCCGACACTCCGATCTTCACGCCCAACGCGTGCGAAGGCACCACCACGCTATTCGAGACCCGGTACTTCGACCAGTCGGCCTTTCTCTCGCAGAGCGGGCAGCTCTATAACGAGGCCATCGCCATGGCGGTGGGCAAGACTTACTGTTTCGGCCCGACCTTCCGTGCGGAGAAGTCCAAGACACGGCGTCATCTCATCGAGTTCTGGATGATCGAGCCCGAGGTGGCCTATGCGGAGCTTCAGGACACCGTGGAGCTTGCCGAGGATCTCATCTGCGCCATCGTCGAGTCGGTGCTGGGAAGAAGGAAGGCGGAGCTGGACGTGCTCGAACGCGACGTCTCGCCACTCGAGGCCGTCGGCAAGCCTTTCTACCGCATGACTTACGATGAAGCGGCGAAGAAGCTCGCCGACAAAACCGGCTTCGAGCCGGGAAACGATTTCGGGGCGCAGGACGAGACCGCGCTCGTGGAAGAGCTCGACCGGCCGCTGGCGGTGACCCACTACCCCACGTCGGTGAAAGCGTTCTACATGCAGCCGGATGCCGATCGTCCCGACCGGGTGCTGTGCGTGGATATTCTCGCGCCCGAGGGTTACGGCGAGATCGTGGGCGGCGGACAGCGGATCCACGACCTGGAGCTTCTCCGCGCCCGCTTGAAGGAGCATGGCCTACCCGAAAAGGACTTCCAGTGGTACTTGGACTTGCGGCGGTTCGGCAGCGTGCCGCACTCGGGCTTCGGCATGGGCATCGAACGTCTGGTCTCCTGGATCTGCAAGCTCGATCATCTCCGCGAAGCGATACCCTTTCCTCGCATGCTGTATCGTTTATCTCCGTGA
- the rpsO gene encoding 30S ribosomal protein S15 — translation MTLTKDKKTGLIGDYRLHTNDTGSPEVQIAILSERIGYLTEHFKTHAKDHHSRRGLLKMVGRRRRLLDYLKKKDIGRYRGVIQRLGIRK, via the coding sequence TTGACGCTCACCAAGGACAAGAAGACCGGCCTGATCGGAGATTACCGACTCCACACGAACGACACGGGCTCACCCGAGGTCCAGATTGCGATCCTCAGTGAGCGTATTGGTTACCTCACCGAGCACTTCAAGACCCACGCCAAGGACCATCACTCGCGCCGGGGACTGTTGAAGATGGTCGGTCGGCGGCGCCGGCTCCTGGACTATCTGAAGAAGAAAGACATCGGCCGCTATCGCGGAGTCATCCAGAGACTCGGTATTCGCAAGTAA
- a CDS encoding ankyrin repeat domain-containing protein: protein MLETLVILLAFGTGQQAEPEKRDDAGRTPLMLAVMEDDVETAERLIAAGADVDAADAYGRTALILAAQSSLESVRRLIAAGADISRRDDLGTSALSVALEAGRTDIASELRAAGAIESLEERLDEAVRAGNRAEVSRLIEAGADVDALDTSSYQTPLMTAIERRDIEMVLVLLDAGADPTREGTGIETTGENALTFAARQGSTWVFLRLLQAGAQRDVIERAAIAGCQHRDVLRAALGAGVNVNLRGPRGFTLLTCAASAGATETVSFLIDSGADVSVRSNDGRTALDWAELGGHSEAAARLRQALAR from the coding sequence GTGCTCGAAACGTTGGTGATCCTCCTGGCGTTCGGCACCGGTCAGCAGGCCGAGCCAGAAAAGCGGGACGATGCGGGGCGAACGCCCCTCATGCTCGCCGTCATGGAGGACGATGTCGAGACGGCGGAACGTCTCATCGCCGCGGGGGCTGACGTCGACGCGGCAGACGCCTACGGGCGGACCGCCCTCATCCTCGCGGCACAGAGCTCTCTCGAGTCGGTCCGGCGGCTGATCGCTGCGGGAGCGGACATCTCACGCCGAGATGATCTCGGGACCAGTGCTCTCAGCGTCGCCCTCGAAGCCGGCCGCACGGACATCGCTTCAGAGCTCCGGGCCGCGGGGGCGATCGAGAGCCTCGAAGAGCGACTCGATGAGGCCGTCCGTGCGGGGAATCGAGCCGAAGTCTCGAGACTCATCGAAGCGGGTGCAGACGTCGACGCACTCGACACCTCTTCTTATCAGACACCGCTCATGACGGCGATCGAAAGGCGCGACATCGAGATGGTATTGGTCCTCCTCGACGCCGGTGCCGATCCCACCCGCGAGGGTACGGGGATCGAAACGACGGGCGAGAACGCACTTACGTTCGCTGCCCGGCAGGGAAGCACCTGGGTCTTTCTGAGGCTTCTCCAGGCCGGGGCACAACGTGACGTCATCGAGCGCGCCGCCATCGCCGGGTGCCAGCATCGCGACGTTCTTCGGGCAGCGCTCGGCGCTGGAGTCAACGTGAACTTGAGAGGACCGAGGGGGTTCACGCTGCTCACCTGTGCCGCGTCCGCGGGTGCCACGGAGACGGTATCATTTCTCATCGACTCCGGTGCCGATGTCAGTGTGCGGTCGAACGACGGCCGGACGGCACTCGATTGGGCCGAGCTCGGAGGCCATTCCGAGGCGGCGGCACGACTCCGTCAAGCCCTCGCGCGCTGA
- a CDS encoding DUF503 domain-containing protein: MSSRARADRESGAPIVGLIVIELHFPEARSLKAKRITVKSIKDRLKRRFNVAIAETGYLELWQRAELCAVSVSGTRSVLESELEAVSRELERHFPSELVGIRLELYE; this comes from the coding sequence GTGTCGAGTCGAGCCAGAGCGGATCGAGAATCCGGTGCACCGATCGTAGGCCTCATCGTCATCGAGCTACATTTTCCCGAGGCGCGCTCGTTGAAAGCCAAGCGAATCACGGTGAAGTCGATCAAAGACCGGCTCAAGCGACGTTTCAACGTCGCCATTGCCGAAACGGGCTATCTCGAACTGTGGCAACGGGCGGAGCTCTGTGCCGTTTCGGTGAGCGGGACTCGCTCGGTGCTGGAATCCGAGCTCGAGGCGGTCAGCCGCGAGCTCGAGCGGCATTTTCCCTCCGAGCTCGTTGGGATACGTCTCGAGCTCTACGAGTAA
- the nusA gene encoding transcription termination factor NusA, whose translation MSSLYQLIEQIGREKGVDAQVIISAVEDAILTAAKKYYRTEEDYKARLNRETGHVDVFLVKRVVSHVGDPSEEISLDEARRLDPKAELGGEVELHKPTAALGRIAAQTAKQVIFQKVREAERDHIFSEYGDRVGQLVTGIVKRAETGDLVVDLGKTEALLPRREQSRAEVFNPGERIRVVIVRVSRTHRGPQVIVSRTDPSLLARLFEMEVPEIYEGTVIVKNAVREPGDRAKVAVFSKDKDVDPVGACVGIKGARVQNIIRELRGEKIDIVEWDDDPRTFALNALNPAKVSRVAIVDEKEKIMEVIVEDKQLSLAIGKRGQNVRLAARLLGWKIDIKSEEEKKREVQSQMDAAMASAETDIRVLEGIGEKTLKKLVAHGITSLEKLLAAPDTVRNVPGVGDKTAEKLVVAARAYFDEMRPGAENARVSEEPESASAAPEVAEGGLEDASGGEL comes from the coding sequence ATGAGCTCGCTCTATCAGCTCATCGAGCAGATCGGCCGTGAAAAGGGCGTCGACGCCCAGGTGATCATATCCGCAGTGGAGGACGCCATTCTTACGGCGGCCAAGAAATACTACCGGACCGAGGAGGATTACAAGGCCCGCTTGAACCGCGAGACCGGACACGTCGACGTGTTCCTCGTCAAACGGGTCGTCTCCCACGTCGGGGATCCTTCCGAAGAGATATCACTGGACGAAGCGAGACGCCTCGACCCGAAGGCCGAGCTCGGAGGAGAGGTGGAGCTCCACAAGCCGACCGCGGCATTGGGTCGCATCGCTGCTCAGACCGCCAAGCAGGTCATATTTCAGAAAGTTCGCGAAGCGGAACGAGACCATATTTTCAGCGAGTACGGGGACCGGGTCGGACAGCTCGTCACCGGTATCGTGAAGCGTGCCGAGACGGGCGACCTCGTCGTGGATCTGGGCAAAACCGAAGCTCTCCTGCCCCGGAGGGAACAGTCGCGGGCGGAGGTCTTCAATCCGGGTGAACGCATACGGGTGGTCATCGTGAGAGTCTCCCGAACGCACCGGGGACCTCAGGTCATCGTGTCCCGAACCGACCCGTCGCTTCTCGCCCGGTTGTTCGAGATGGAAGTCCCGGAAATCTACGAGGGAACGGTGATCGTAAAGAATGCCGTTCGAGAGCCCGGTGATCGCGCCAAGGTCGCCGTGTTCTCGAAGGACAAGGATGTCGACCCGGTGGGAGCCTGCGTGGGGATCAAGGGAGCCAGGGTACAGAACATCATTCGGGAGCTGCGGGGGGAGAAGATCGATATCGTCGAGTGGGACGATGATCCGCGGACGTTCGCATTGAACGCCCTCAACCCTGCGAAAGTGAGCCGGGTCGCAATCGTCGACGAGAAAGAGAAGATCATGGAGGTGATCGTCGAGGACAAGCAACTCTCGCTTGCTATCGGCAAGCGGGGACAGAACGTCCGGCTGGCCGCACGCCTTCTCGGCTGGAAGATCGACATCAAGAGCGAGGAGGAGAAGAAACGTGAGGTCCAGAGCCAGATGGATGCGGCCATGGCTTCGGCCGAGACCGACATCCGCGTCCTCGAGGGAATTGGAGAAAAGACTCTAAAGAAGCTCGTCGCCCATGGAATCACTTCGCTCGAGAAGCTTCTCGCCGCCCCGGACACCGTCCGAAACGTTCCCGGAGTCGGCGACAAAACGGCCGAGAAGCTGGTGGTCGCGGCTCGAGCCTACTTCGACGAGATGCGCCCGGGGGCGGAGAACGCTCGGGTATCCGAGGAGCCGGAGTCCGCATCCGCGGCCCCGGAAGTCGCCGAAGGTGGTCTCGAGGACGCATCGGGAGGTGAGCTGTAG